A single region of the Deefgea piscis genome encodes:
- a CDS encoding ABC transporter ATP-binding protein, translated as MLIQVENLSRVYRTPIAPKNWTERLKHLVRANYEDKLSVSAVNFNIAAGECVGLVGPNGAGKSTTIKMLTGILEPSSGRVLVAGFHPQRDRVKYVKKIGVVFGQRSQLWWDLPVKDSFEILQALFDVPQAAFNARLDLFRREALLDEFYHRPVRTLSLGQRMLCEIAAAFLHSPDVVFLDEPTIGLDLEMKSRMRGLIRKLNQESGTTVLITSHDVGDIERLTQRLLLIDKGTLRFDGSLADFRSHAGDGRWWAARLQPDLVAAAEIQLRAHHSALPVRQRGEWLEIARHDTLPFAELMQLLAPYSVSELKPVEQEFEELLHGFYLANQTEAVC; from the coding sequence ATGCTGATTCAAGTTGAAAACCTAAGCCGTGTATATCGCACGCCGATTGCCCCTAAAAATTGGACTGAGCGTTTAAAGCATTTAGTTCGTGCCAACTATGAGGACAAACTCTCGGTGAGCGCGGTGAATTTTAATATCGCCGCTGGCGAGTGCGTGGGTTTGGTTGGCCCCAATGGGGCGGGAAAATCCACGACGATCAAAATGCTAACCGGTATTTTAGAACCTAGTTCAGGCAGGGTATTGGTTGCAGGCTTTCATCCACAAAGGGATAGGGTGAAATACGTCAAGAAAATTGGCGTGGTATTTGGTCAACGCAGCCAGTTGTGGTGGGATTTGCCCGTTAAAGATTCGTTTGAAATTTTGCAGGCTTTGTTCGACGTGCCGCAGGCGGCGTTTAATGCGCGACTCGATTTATTTCGGCGTGAAGCTCTGTTGGATGAATTTTATCATCGCCCAGTGCGCACTTTGTCGCTTGGGCAGCGGATGTTGTGCGAAATCGCCGCCGCTTTTTTGCACAGCCCTGATGTGGTGTTTTTGGATGAGCCAACCATTGGGCTTGATCTGGAAATGAAATCAAGAATGCGCGGCTTGATTCGCAAACTAAACCAAGAATCGGGTACCACGGTACTGATTACTTCGCACGATGTGGGCGATATTGAGCGGCTGACGCAGCGACTGCTATTGATCGATAAGGGGACGCTGCGCTTTGACGGCAGCTTGGCGGATTTTCGTTCGCACGCGGGTGATGGCCGCTGGTGGGCGGCGCGTTTGCAGCCTGATTTGGTCGCCGCTGCTGAAATACAACTGCGCGCGCATCATTCCGCGCTGCCAGTACGCCAGCGCGGTGAATGGCTAGAAATCGCCCGCCACGATACCTTGCCCTTTGCCGAGTTGATGCAATTACTCGCGCCGTATTCAGTGAGCGAGCTTAAACCGGTTGAGCAAGAGTTTGAAGAATTGCTGCATGGTTTTTATTTGGCCAATCAAACGGAGGCGGTATGTTAG
- a CDS encoding TerC family protein: MSLWVGYPVWVWLMFFVVVISLLAFDLGVLQKDDHEISVRESLKLSAMYIAMGLLFGAWLWWYKGATSGMEYITGYLIEKSLSMDNVFVIALIFTSLGVPRIYQHRVLFWGILGAIVMRGIMISVGAVLVSEYQWILMIFGAFLIVTGVKMLFADDEHGKLEDNGFYKWLRKHMRFTSAIHGNLFWVRGEQHGLAKGWWATPLFLCLILVETADLVFAVDSIPAIFAITQDPFIVYTSNIFAILGLRALYFALAAMVHRFHYLKYALAVVLVFIGIKVGLVYLNDIQLVAFKIPTLVSLVVTFGLLLSGVLYSLWKTRDEPNDPPK; encoded by the coding sequence ATGAGTCTTTGGGTCGGCTACCCCGTGTGGGTTTGGCTGATGTTTTTTGTGGTGGTGATCTCTTTACTGGCATTCGATTTGGGTGTGTTACAAAAAGACGACCATGAAATTAGCGTTCGAGAAAGCTTAAAGCTTTCAGCAATGTATATTGCCATGGGCTTATTATTTGGTGCTTGGTTATGGTGGTATAAAGGCGCCACTTCCGGCATGGAATACATTACCGGCTATTTGATTGAAAAATCACTGTCAATGGACAATGTTTTTGTCATTGCATTGATTTTTACTAGTCTCGGTGTACCACGGATTTACCAACATCGCGTGTTGTTCTGGGGGATTCTGGGCGCCATCGTGATGCGCGGGATTATGATTAGCGTTGGCGCGGTCTTGGTGTCGGAATACCAATGGATCTTAATGATCTTTGGTGCCTTCTTGATCGTTACCGGGGTCAAAATGCTATTTGCCGACGATGAACACGGCAAATTAGAAGACAATGGCTTTTATAAATGGCTGCGCAAACACATGCGTTTCACTTCTGCGATTCATGGCAACCTGTTTTGGGTGCGTGGCGAGCAGCATGGTTTGGCCAAAGGCTGGTGGGCAACACCGCTATTTTTGTGTTTGATCTTGGTAGAAACCGCTGATTTGGTGTTTGCTGTCGATAGTATCCCAGCGATTTTCGCAATCACACAAGATCCGTTTATTGTGTATACCTCGAACATCTTTGCTATTTTAGGTTTGCGCGCTTTGTATTTTGCTTTGGCAGCAATGGTGCATCGCTTCCATTATTTAAAATATGCGCTGGCCGTGGTTTTGGTGTTTATCGGGATCAAAGTTGGTTTGGTTTACCTCAACGACATCCAATTGGTGGCCTTTAAGATTCCAACCTTGGTGTCTTTGGTGGTTACTTTTGGCTTATTGCTCTCTGGGGTCTTGTACTCGTTGTGGAAAACCCGCGACGAGCCTAATGATCCACCGAAATAA
- a CDS encoding methyl-accepting chemotaxis protein, with amino-acid sequence MKIVHKLIMLILVASLGLLVISGLGYKHFNEIKTASYDVTDNIIPSIVVLGSARSDFGDMRRYLVVHVAHTDQAKMHATEEKFNKLHAELEEDLKKYESLVYDDTDKANLAAIRDLLPSYLAASKETMALSYADKSAEALQNYEEKVLPIGNQLTEAFKKAEKYNEELTDRVKKTVNDTIANSISQSIIIAIVSLIVFVMLGLYISRSITLPLNEMRQFIVDLGTRFDFTKRMPVKNQDEIGVSAVALNGLLDTLQTSLQKLAHVGNQVGDCVNGLSNSSSELSSASRGVSESASSMAAGVEQVTVSVTHVADRAQQCDTTAREAGRLAGTGGEVIDNTINSINQIADQVRQSAGQIENLKDRTNSITSVVNVIKDIADQTNLLALNAAIEAARAGELGRGFAVVADEVRKLAERTSSSTQEITSMVAEIQNEANHTVQTMQQTVRQVDNGVSMAHEASTAISNIRKSADDVVAQVSEISSSMREQSTASAMMAQQVERVAQMSEESSSVAEQTASEGGRLKQLGNELDEAISRYKVQ; translated from the coding sequence ATGAAAATCGTACACAAACTAATCATGTTGATCTTAGTTGCCTCACTAGGTTTGCTAGTGATTTCTGGCCTTGGCTACAAACATTTTAATGAAATCAAAACCGCCAGTTATGACGTAACCGATAATATCATTCCGTCGATTGTTGTTTTAGGCAGTGCGCGTAGTGATTTTGGCGACATGCGCCGCTATCTGGTGGTGCATGTGGCGCACACCGATCAAGCTAAAATGCATGCTACCGAAGAAAAGTTCAATAAATTGCATGCCGAATTAGAAGAAGATCTGAAAAAATACGAGAGCCTGGTGTACGACGATACCGACAAAGCCAATCTGGCGGCCATCCGCGATCTGTTGCCAAGCTATCTCGCCGCGAGTAAAGAAACCATGGCGCTATCGTATGCCGACAAATCAGCTGAAGCGCTGCAGAATTACGAAGAAAAAGTGCTGCCCATCGGCAATCAACTCACCGAAGCTTTTAAGAAAGCCGAAAAATATAATGAAGAACTGACCGATCGGGTGAAAAAAACCGTTAACGACACCATTGCAAACTCGATATCGCAAAGCATCATTATCGCCATAGTGTCGTTGATTGTATTTGTTATGCTTGGCTTATATATTTCACGCAGCATTACCCTGCCACTAAATGAAATGCGCCAATTTATCGTCGATTTAGGTACGCGTTTTGACTTTACCAAACGTATGCCAGTCAAAAACCAAGATGAAATCGGCGTATCAGCCGTTGCACTCAATGGTCTGCTCGACACTTTACAAACGAGTTTACAAAAACTGGCTCACGTGGGTAACCAAGTCGGCGACTGCGTGAATGGGCTATCTAATTCTAGCTCTGAGCTTTCCAGTGCCTCACGCGGCGTGAGTGAATCAGCGTCGAGCATGGCCGCTGGTGTTGAGCAAGTGACGGTGAGTGTGACGCATGTGGCCGACCGGGCGCAGCAATGCGATACGACCGCACGCGAAGCGGGTCGTTTAGCCGGAACGGGCGGCGAAGTGATCGATAACACCATCAACAGCATTAATCAAATCGCCGATCAAGTTCGCCAATCGGCTGGGCAAATAGAAAACCTAAAAGATCGTACCAATAGCATTACCTCGGTGGTGAATGTCATCAAAGACATTGCCGATCAAACCAATTTGCTGGCACTCAATGCGGCGATTGAAGCGGCACGTGCTGGCGAACTGGGGCGTGGTTTTGCGGTGGTGGCCGATGAGGTGCGTAAGCTGGCTGAACGCACCTCAAGTTCAACGCAAGAAATCACCAGCATGGTGGCCGAGATTCAAAACGAGGCCAATCACACCGTGCAAACCATGCAGCAAACCGTACGCCAAGTGGATAATGGTGTCAGCATGGCGCATGAGGCTAGTACGGCGATTAGTAATATTCGTAAAAGCGCCGATGATGTTGTCGCACAAGTGAGTGAAATCTCGAGTTCGATGCGTGAGCAAAGCACCGCTAGCGCCATGATGGCGCAGCAAGTTGAGCGCGTCGCACAGATGAGTGAGGAAAGTAGTAGCGTCGCCGAGCAGACGGCTTCTGAAGGTGGTCGTTTAAAACAGCTAGGTAACGAGCTAGATGAGGCGATTTCTCGTTACAAAGTACAATAA
- a CDS encoding ABC transporter permease has translation MLGIPFKGCAALAWGSARLVATDRKGRWLVTIGYLIAMWLLYYLWAALYADTPTRAGMTFNSAVLHVLVAQTLLAFLPVGTDWRLAREIRSGEIATQLILPMSLPLRQFAISLGRALAKATYILPAFALFLWYFDLSLTPKTIPLALASIALSFVLLFCIDFVVALAGFIATDLWGITASKDAMVMFLGGALIPMAFFPAGFREVLAYLPFGHFFNTPVGYITGDIVSVQPFLIQAAWALGFVAAAAWAGRVVLRKLIVFGA, from the coding sequence ATGTTAGGCATTCCATTCAAAGGCTGTGCCGCGCTGGCATGGGGCAGTGCGCGCCTGGTTGCAACCGATCGCAAAGGGCGCTGGTTGGTGACCATTGGTTATTTGATTGCGATGTGGTTGCTGTATTACCTATGGGCTGCGTTGTATGCCGATACGCCAACGCGGGCGGGGATGACTTTTAATAGCGCGGTGCTGCATGTGTTGGTGGCGCAAACGCTGTTGGCTTTTTTGCCCGTTGGTACCGATTGGCGGCTGGCGCGTGAAATTCGCTCGGGCGAAATCGCCACACAATTGATTTTGCCGATGTCATTACCGCTGCGGCAGTTTGCTATTTCCTTGGGGCGCGCTCTGGCCAAAGCGACGTATATCTTGCCGGCGTTTGCACTGTTTTTATGGTATTTCGATTTAAGCCTGACGCCGAAGACGATTCCTTTGGCGTTAGCCTCGATTGCCTTGTCGTTTGTATTGCTGTTTTGCATTGATTTTGTCGTTGCTTTGGCGGGATTTATTGCCACCGATTTATGGGGCATCACCGCTAGCAAAGACGCGATGGTGATGTTTTTGGGCGGGGCATTGATTCCGATGGCGTTTTTCCCTGCGGGCTTTCGTGAAGTTTTGGCCTACCTGCCTTTTGGGCACTTTTTTAATACCCCTGTCGGCTATATCACCGGCGACATTGTCAGCGTGCAACCGTTCTTGATCCAAGCGGCTTGGGCGTTGGGCTTTGTTGCTGCTGCAGCCTGGGCTGGGCGCGTGGTGCTGCGCAAATTGATTGTGTTTGGCGCTTAA
- a CDS encoding helix-turn-helix transcriptional regulator has translation MALIYRERLDIGPESPQIMVGTHVFHQEPYPPLRDRGILICGISEGRDFFEVERVDTPWHVLAFCLSGHGEVFTPDGVRRGFGAGQLALMPQGVHSGYRRIGEAPMLHVWFLLYCSSRWDYLNRAQPAIFNSQDGAALADAVRQFHREVLRFNLGDTRSLAAPALDYLCLLLERATKAFSATLGWAEQLEQLFSHVQKNLAQDWSNAALAAQLHITTTHLHRLCTQHLGETPNKIVFRMKMNQAKELLMHGNSVSDVARVTGYQEIASFSRRFSQHFGYNPSQVLSKHLSSAGHQQIWE, from the coding sequence ATGGCGCTCATTTACCGCGAACGACTCGACATCGGCCCTGAATCCCCGCAGATCATGGTCGGCACACACGTGTTTCACCAAGAGCCATATCCACCGCTACGCGATCGGGGCATTTTGATTTGCGGCATTAGCGAAGGACGTGATTTTTTTGAAGTCGAGCGCGTGGATACGCCGTGGCATGTGCTGGCTTTTTGTCTCAGCGGCCACGGTGAAGTATTTACCCCCGACGGTGTAAGGCGTGGTTTTGGCGCTGGGCAATTGGCGCTGATGCCGCAAGGCGTGCACAGCGGCTATCGTCGCATCGGTGAAGCGCCGATGCTGCACGTGTGGTTTTTGCTGTATTGCAGTTCGCGCTGGGATTATCTCAATCGCGCGCAACCCGCTATTTTTAATAGTCAGGACGGCGCGGCGTTGGCTGATGCTGTGCGGCAATTTCATCGTGAAGTGTTGCGATTTAATCTCGGCGACACCCGCAGTTTGGCGGCCCCCGCTTTGGATTATTTATGTCTACTGCTCGAGCGCGCGACCAAGGCATTCAGCGCAACGCTCGGTTGGGCCGAACAATTAGAGCAATTGTTTTCCCACGTCCAAAAAAACTTAGCACAAGACTGGAGTAACGCCGCTTTGGCGGCGCAACTGCACATCACCACCACGCATTTGCACCGCTTGTGCACGCAGCATTTGGGCGAAACGCCGAATAAAATTGTGTTTCGAATGAAAATGAATCAGGCCAAAGAATTGCTGATGCACGGCAACAGCGTGAGCGACGTTGCGCGCGTTACGGGCTATCAAGAAATCGCCAGTTTTTCGCGCCGATTTAGCCAACATTTTGGCTACAACCCCAGCCAAGTGCTCAGCAAACACCTCTCCAGCGCGGGTCATCAGCAGATTTGGGAATGA
- a CDS encoding TatD family hydrolase: MMFFDSHCHLDATEFDADRVEVVARAIDAGVTRWLVPSVSAATFQTTQQMRAQYGAHIALGLHPIYVAQHDDEHLGVLRQQLDLGLAVAVGEIGLDFYLPELNAERQIHFFEAQLKIARDFDLPVIVHIRRSQDQVLKFLRKWRVKGGIAHAFNGSEQQADAFIQLGFCLGFGGALTYSGSQRIRRLAQTLPLESLVLETDAPDIAPSWLAGHPPQRNEPAELPRIARELAALRGMDVADLAVACTQNTERVLLLGA, encoded by the coding sequence ATGATGTTTTTTGACAGCCATTGTCATCTTGACGCAACTGAATTTGACGCCGATCGAGTAGAAGTTGTCGCGCGCGCCATCGACGCTGGCGTGACGCGTTGGCTGGTGCCGAGTGTCTCCGCCGCCACTTTTCAAACCACGCAGCAGATGCGTGCACAATATGGCGCGCACATTGCTTTGGGCTTACATCCGATTTATGTAGCGCAGCATGACGATGAACATTTGGGCGTGTTGCGGCAACAACTGGATTTAGGGCTGGCCGTTGCTGTTGGCGAGATTGGCCTTGATTTTTACCTGCCTGAGCTCAATGCCGAGCGACAAATCCATTTTTTTGAAGCGCAGCTCAAAATCGCCCGCGATTTCGATTTACCGGTGATTGTGCATATTCGCCGCAGCCAAGATCAGGTGCTTAAATTCTTACGCAAATGGCGGGTGAAGGGCGGCATCGCGCATGCGTTTAATGGCAGCGAGCAACAAGCGGATGCGTTTATTCAGCTCGGATTTTGCTTGGGCTTTGGTGGCGCGCTGACTTATAGCGGCTCACAGCGGATTCGGCGCTTGGCGCAAACCTTGCCGCTTGAATCGCTGGTGCTGGAAACCGACGCCCCCGACATCGCACCGAGCTGGCTGGCAGGCCATCCACCGCAGCGCAACGAGCCCGCCGAGTTGCCACGCATCGCCCGAGAGCTCGCCGCGCTGCGCGGGATGGACGTCGCCGACTTGGCGGTGGCCTGCACCCAAAATACCGAGAGGGTATTGCTGCTTGGGGCTTGA